In the Choloepus didactylus isolate mChoDid1 chromosome 5, mChoDid1.pri, whole genome shotgun sequence genome, one interval contains:
- the LOC119534829 gene encoding pyrin domain-containing protein 3-like isoform X3 has product MRVFFLRIQTPRFGFQSEPCAMSSRPPTPYLKSFPPPGNGAPASTTTQLTPDFLIPPMKRMKIRDEKYPGSSRRRRPTKATCGGPVPTWGQIKALTNQAEELVKHQNGVVTPSTLFIAMLAVISCQSSASSSKE; this is encoded by the exons ATGCGTGTGTTTTTCCTCAGGATTCAGACGCCCCGATTTGGGTTCCAGAGTGAGCCGTGCGCCATGTCCAGCCGTCCACCAACACCATACCTCAAAAGCTTTCCGCCACCAGGGAACGGAGCTCCGGCATCAACAACCACCCAGCTGACCCCGGACTTTCTCATACCGCCGATGAAAAGGATGAAGATCAGGGATGAGAAGTACCCTGGGTCCTCTCGTCGGCGTCGTCCCACCAAAGCTACCTGTGGCGGCCCAGTGCCGACTTGGGGGCAGATCAAGGCATTAACTAACCAGGCTGAAGAATTAGTTAAACATCAGAATGGGGTAGTAACACCATCCACCTTGTTCATTGCAATGTTAGCAGTAATTTCGTGTCAG TCCTCCGCTTCATCATCAAAGGAGTAA
- the LOC119534829 gene encoding uncharacterized protein LOC119534829 isoform X2: MRVFFLRIQTPRFGFQSEPCAMSSRPPTPYLKSFPPPGNGAPASTTTQLTPDFLIPPMKRMKIRDEKYPGSSRRRRPTKATCGGPVPTWGQIKALTNQAEELVKHQNGVVTPSTLFIAMLAVISCQVSLSEAATYWAYMADPPFLQPATWEDVNIPIYNNNTALLGGSSSSHIRIQNNESFSFEGASDILPMCFTHASLPTNKTGCIDLQIRPRYTDSPRFGSKVTFSQYRDMWSLAVLAPGVPNSLFATHTTTSSPPTNFPPCPLATDRYWGNYIDSKHSFPPWLTCVFPIGVSYRPYGSTEEIFDWSVPAPKMISTPLFPGALKGLSLPQTINSVAFQYSSGWVEGIFTWQKAQVHFPQKSLWQLLAAAGPITFQRPLSPKTSPLHLHILACVQAPFVLLLDPLGERLNVTHENNVYKISCDKCTLTNCLSHVGEQGTFVILKQPPFVMLPVKLTEPRYDGPGLQALQEVNHALQRKKRIIGAIILGITALISIIEAITAATTALIQGIHTANYVDNLSRNISLALAAQERIDQKLEAKVNALEEAVETIENQLLELKSSASSSKE; the protein is encoded by the exons ATGCGTGTGTTTTTCCTCAGGATTCAGACGCCCCGATTTGGGTTCCAGAGTGAGCCGTGCGCCATGTCCAGCCGTCCACCAACACCATACCTCAAAAGCTTTCCGCCACCAGGGAACGGAGCTCCGGCATCAACAACCACCCAGCTGACCCCGGACTTTCTCATACCGCCGATGAAAAGGATGAAGATCAGGGATGAGAAGTACCCTGGGTCCTCTCGTCGGCGTCGTCCCACCAAAGCTACCTGTGGCGGCCCAGTGCCGACTTGGGGGCAGATCAAGGCATTAACTAACCAGGCTGAAGAATTAGTTAAACATCAGAATGGGGTAGTAACACCATCCACCTTGTTCATTGCAATGTTAGCAGTAATTTCGTGTCAGGTGAGCTTATCTGAGGCCGCAACTTATTGGGCCTACATGGCAGACCCCCCTTTTTTGCAACCAGCCACTTGGGAGGATGTCAATATtcctatttataataataatactgCTCTGTTAGGAGGGTCTTCCTCCTCTCATATTCGTATCCAAAATAATGAGAGCTTTTCTTTTGAGGGAGCGTCTGATATCCTCCCTATGTGTTTTACTCATGCTTCATTACCTACCAACAAAACCGGCTGTATTGATCTTCAAATTCGCCCTCGTTATACTGATTCTCCCAGGTTTGGCTCTAAAGTGACCTTCAGCCAATATCGAGATATGTGGAGTTTGGCTGTCCTTGCACCCGGAGTTCCCAATTCCTTATTTGCCACTCACACTACCACCAGTTCACCCCCGACTAATTTCCCCCCTTGCCCTCTGGCTACTGATAGATATTGGGGAAATTACATAGACTCTAAACATAGTTTTCCCCCTTGGTTAACCTGTGTTTTCCCAATTGGAGTTTCTTACAGACCTTATGGCTCAACTGAGGAGATTTTTGATTGGTCTGTCCCTGCCCCCAAAATGATTAGTACCCCCCTTTTTCCCGGTGCTCTTAAGGGTTTGTCCTTACCACAAACTATTAATTCTGTGGCTTTTCAATATTCGTCAGGCTGGGTTGAGGGTATTTTTACCTGGCAAAAAGCCCAAGTTCATTTTCCGCAGAAGTCTTTGTGGCAACTCTTAGCAGCCGCAGGCCCTATAACCTTTCAACGACCCCTTTCACCTAAAACTTCCCCTctgcatttgcatattttagccTGTGTGCAAGCTCCGTTTGTTCTGCTTCTTGATCCCTTGGGTGAACGGTTGAATGTGACTCATGAAAACAATGTGTATAAAATTTCCTGTGACAAATGTACATTAACCAACTGCTTAAGTCATGTAGGTGAACAGGGAACTTTTGTTATATTGAAACAACCCCCTTTTGTGATGCTCCCTGTAAAACTAACCGAACCCCGGTATGACGGCCCTGGCCTCCAGGCCTTACAAGAAGTTAATCATGCTCTTCAGCGCAAAAAACGCATCATAGGGGCCATAATTCTGGGAATCACTGCTTTAATTAGCATTATAGAAGCTATTACTGCCGCCACAACTGCTTTAATTCAGGGGATTCACACAGCTAATTATGTAGATAATCTTTCACGAAACATAAGCTTAGCCTTAGCTGCGCAAGAGCGCATAGATCAAAAGCTGGAGGCAAAGGTGAATGCTTTAGAAGAGGCTGTAGAGACCATAGAGAACCAGCTTTTAGAACTTAAG TCCTCCGCTTCATCATCAAAGGAGTAA
- the LOC119534829 gene encoding uncharacterized protein LOC119534829 isoform X1 codes for MSSRPPTPYLKSFPPPGNGAPASTTTQLTPDFLIPPMKRMKIRDEKYPGSSRRRRPTKATCGGPVPTWGQIKALTNQAEELVKHQNGVVTPSTLFIAMLAVISCQVSLSEAATYWAYMADPPFLQPATWEDVNIPIYNNNTALLGGSSSSHIRIQNNESFSFEGASDILPMCFTHASLPTNKTGCIDLQIRPRYTDSPRFGSKVTFSQYRDMWSLAVLAPGVPNSLFATHTTTSSPPTNFPPCPLATDRYWGNYIDSKHSFPPWLTCVFPIGVSYRPYGSTEEIFDWSVPAPKMISTPLFPGALKGLSLPQTINSVAFQYSSGWVEGIFTWQKAQVHFPQKSLWQLLAAAGPITFQRPLSPKTSPLHLHILACVQAPFVLLLDPLGERLNVTHENNVYKISCDKCTLTNCLSHVGEQGTFVILKQPPFVMLPVKLTEPRYDGPGLQALQEVNHALQRKKRIIGAIILGITALISIIEAITAATTALIQGIHTANYVDNLSRNISLALAAQERIDQKLEAKVNALEEAVETIENQLLELKVRLLLRCHIEYQWICITPKEYNESLYTWQQVQMHLRGVWNNSDISLDLSTLHKEIQDISHSGSALLPASQVASDFLEQFKK; via the coding sequence ATGTCCAGCCGTCCACCAACACCATACCTCAAAAGCTTTCCGCCACCAGGGAACGGAGCTCCGGCATCAACAACCACCCAGCTGACCCCGGACTTTCTCATACCGCCGATGAAAAGGATGAAGATCAGGGATGAGAAGTACCCTGGGTCCTCTCGTCGGCGTCGTCCCACCAAAGCTACCTGTGGCGGCCCAGTGCCGACTTGGGGGCAGATCAAGGCATTAACTAACCAGGCTGAAGAATTAGTTAAACATCAGAATGGGGTAGTAACACCATCCACCTTGTTCATTGCAATGTTAGCAGTAATTTCGTGTCAGGTGAGCTTATCTGAGGCCGCAACTTATTGGGCCTACATGGCAGACCCCCCTTTTTTGCAACCAGCCACTTGGGAGGATGTCAATATtcctatttataataataatactgCTCTGTTAGGAGGGTCTTCCTCCTCTCATATTCGTATCCAAAATAATGAGAGCTTTTCTTTTGAGGGAGCGTCTGATATCCTCCCTATGTGTTTTACTCATGCTTCATTACCTACCAACAAAACCGGCTGTATTGATCTTCAAATTCGCCCTCGTTATACTGATTCTCCCAGGTTTGGCTCTAAAGTGACCTTCAGCCAATATCGAGATATGTGGAGTTTGGCTGTCCTTGCACCCGGAGTTCCCAATTCCTTATTTGCCACTCACACTACCACCAGTTCACCCCCGACTAATTTCCCCCCTTGCCCTCTGGCTACTGATAGATATTGGGGAAATTACATAGACTCTAAACATAGTTTTCCCCCTTGGTTAACCTGTGTTTTCCCAATTGGAGTTTCTTACAGACCTTATGGCTCAACTGAGGAGATTTTTGATTGGTCTGTCCCTGCCCCCAAAATGATTAGTACCCCCCTTTTTCCCGGTGCTCTTAAGGGTTTGTCCTTACCACAAACTATTAATTCTGTGGCTTTTCAATATTCGTCAGGCTGGGTTGAGGGTATTTTTACCTGGCAAAAAGCCCAAGTTCATTTTCCGCAGAAGTCTTTGTGGCAACTCTTAGCAGCCGCAGGCCCTATAACCTTTCAACGACCCCTTTCACCTAAAACTTCCCCTctgcatttgcatattttagccTGTGTGCAAGCTCCGTTTGTTCTGCTTCTTGATCCCTTGGGTGAACGGTTGAATGTGACTCATGAAAACAATGTGTATAAAATTTCCTGTGACAAATGTACATTAACCAACTGCTTAAGTCATGTAGGTGAACAGGGAACTTTTGTTATATTGAAACAACCCCCTTTTGTGATGCTCCCTGTAAAACTAACCGAACCCCGGTATGACGGCCCTGGCCTCCAGGCCTTACAAGAAGTTAATCATGCTCTTCAGCGCAAAAAACGCATCATAGGGGCCATAATTCTGGGAATCACTGCTTTAATTAGCATTATAGAAGCTATTACTGCCGCCACAACTGCTTTAATTCAGGGGATTCACACAGCTAATTATGTAGATAATCTTTCACGAAACATAAGCTTAGCCTTAGCTGCGCAAGAGCGCATAGATCAAAAGCTGGAGGCAAAGGTGAATGCTTTAGAAGAGGCTGTAGAGACCATAGAGAACCAGCTTTTAGAACTTAAGGTAAGATTACTTTTACGCTGCCACATAGAATATCAATGGATTTGCATAACCCCAAAAGAATATAATGAATCTTTGTATACTTGGCAACAGGTGCAAATGCACCTTCGGGGAGTTTGGAATAATAGTGATATAAGTTTGGATTTATCAACCTTGCATAAAGAAATCCAGGATATCTCCCATTCTGGCTCAGCCCTGCTACCAGCCTCTCAGGTAGCAAGTGATTTTCTTGAGCAATTCAAAAAATGA